In Elusimicrobiaceae bacterium, a single genomic region encodes these proteins:
- a CDS encoding prepilin peptidase: MDVFVLFFAALLGLIIGSFLNVCIYRIPQNKSIVWPRSFCPKCGKTIAWYDNIPVLSYVLLWGKGRCCKEPISCQYPLVELLSAVLTVLFVWRWGVTAWTAVVLTVVYCLIILSVIDLQLMIIPDRFSLGLIVFGLAVAFLNPYFEGSFWHRFLTSLLGAGVGFFGTLAVALLGWFLFKKEAMGGGDVKLMGGIGALIGWKGVLTTIIFASVLGLVYSVFLMIFKGKGRGDAIPFGPFLSMGALINLFYLVTPEMLAIRF, translated from the coding sequence ATGGACGTATTTGTTTTGTTTTTTGCCGCTTTATTAGGGTTGATTATAGGTAGTTTTCTAAATGTATGTATTTACCGAATTCCACAAAATAAGTCAATTGTGTGGCCTCGTTCCTTTTGTCCAAAATGCGGTAAAACCATTGCGTGGTATGACAATATACCGGTGCTGAGCTATGTGTTGTTGTGGGGAAAAGGTCGTTGTTGCAAAGAGCCGATTTCTTGTCAATATCCTTTAGTAGAATTACTCTCAGCTGTTTTGACGGTACTGTTTGTATGGCGGTGGGGAGTGACGGCGTGGACGGCTGTGGTGTTGACGGTTGTGTATTGTTTGATTATTTTATCCGTGATTGATTTGCAACTCATGATTATTCCGGATCGTTTCTCCTTGGGGCTTATCGTTTTCGGATTGGCAGTTGCCTTCTTAAATCCTTATTTTGAAGGAAGTTTTTGGCATCGTTTTTTGACCAGTTTACTGGGGGCCGGTGTCGGATTTTTCGGCACACTGGCAGTCGCCTTGTTGGGTTGGTTCTTGTTTAAGAAAGAGGCCATGGGCGGTGGAGATGTGAAACTGATGGGCGGTATTGGCGCATTGATCGGTTGGAAAGGGGTGCTGACTACCATTATTTTTGCTTCCGTTTTAGGACTTGTATATTCCGTATTTTTGATGATTTTCAAGGGAAAAGGCCGCGGGGATGCCATTCCGTTCGGGCCTTTTTTGAGTATGGGAGCTTTGATCAATTTGTTCTATTTGGTTACTCCTGAGATGTTGGCCATTCGATTTTAG
- the rdgB gene encoding RdgB/HAM1 family non-canonical purine NTP pyrophosphatase, producing the protein MQILIATSNVHKLKEITALLPAKMQTGEPFEYISLTDILRLSLPPETGTTLEQNAIAKACYAARLAGMWALSDDTGLEVDFLQGRPGVHTARYAGEHADAAANNQKLLQELTKALPPQRTARFRTVACLADPLGNTTCFEGILEGSITSQYRGEHGFGYDPIFVVKTTGQTLAEMTTAEKNQISHRAHAFKQAADYLYRLKK; encoded by the coding sequence ATGCAAATATTAATCGCCACCAGTAATGTTCATAAATTAAAAGAAATTACCGCTTTGCTTCCTGCTAAGATGCAAACGGGTGAACCTTTTGAATATATTAGCTTAACAGATATTTTACGTTTAAGTCTGCCGCCCGAAACCGGCACTACGCTGGAGCAAAATGCAATCGCAAAAGCGTGTTATGCCGCGCGTCTGGCGGGAATGTGGGCCTTATCGGATGACACGGGGCTGGAAGTAGATTTTCTGCAAGGACGTCCCGGCGTGCATACCGCCCGTTATGCAGGAGAACATGCAGACGCCGCCGCAAACAATCAAAAGCTGTTGCAAGAATTAACGAAAGCACTTCCCCCCCAACGTACCGCCCGTTTTCGTACGGTAGCTTGTTTGGCAGATCCTTTGGGAAATACCACTTGTTTTGAAGGAATTCTGGAAGGCAGCATCACTTCTCAATACCGCGGGGAACATGGTTTTGGTTACGATCCTATTTTTGTAGTCAAAACAACCGGACAGACATTGGCCGAAATGACTACCGCCGAGAAGAATCAAATCAGCCACCGCGCACACGCTTTCAAACAAGCCGCGGATTATTTGTACCGGCTGAAAAAATAA
- the pepT gene encoding tripeptide aminopeptidase PepT, producing MKKLISVLSVLVLLCSVNIAVAKSFNPSAYRAQMIPQFVKYAKIDSMSEDNDAQWMTPGQEEMARVLYEDIKIFGFPTHFSADKYIYVNIPSNLKDHKAPVLGISAHYDTTPDINGRNIQPQVIKKYDGQPIVLKNNHIIDVESNPYLKNMIGKTIVTSDGTTNLGADDKAGVVIVYTLLKTLAENPTIQHGPIDIVITPNEDIGRSAERLELQYYHPDYAFDFDAGVDGEVIVENFTAEKILVTVYGVPGHQSYAASNGYRNALAPASYITNQFALRENLPNYSSGDKGYIEPHHPIYNAKNNSVTTDYRVRYFDRAEGEKWHQRLATAVLEAQLRYDVAVDYKIILQYDNVANGVKTDAKDLTERVFQASKVTPNFKKERAGTTSAMIMAKHGFGGYTVFTGQNNPHSFTEWLSEEDMYNAYVVALNLVRHVAQMEKK from the coding sequence ATGAAAAAATTAATTTCTGTTTTATCCGTACTAGTATTACTGTGTTCCGTCAATATAGCTGTTGCGAAATCCTTCAATCCGTCTGCATACCGTGCACAAATGATTCCTCAGTTTGTCAAATATGCCAAAATAGACAGCATGAGTGAGGACAATGATGCCCAATGGATGACACCGGGACAAGAGGAAATGGCACGAGTATTGTACGAAGACATCAAAATTTTCGGTTTTCCGACCCATTTCTCCGCCGATAAGTATATCTATGTAAACATTCCTTCCAATCTAAAAGATCACAAAGCACCGGTACTGGGTATTAGTGCTCACTATGACACTACGCCGGACATCAATGGACGCAATATACAACCGCAAGTAATTAAAAAATATGACGGCCAACCTATCGTCTTGAAAAACAATCACATAATTGATGTAGAGTCAAACCCTTATTTGAAAAATATGATTGGCAAAACCATTGTCACTTCCGACGGTACCACCAATTTGGGGGCCGATGACAAAGCCGGTGTAGTGATTGTATACACTCTACTTAAAACCTTGGCCGAAAATCCAACTATTCAGCACGGGCCTATCGACATTGTAATTACTCCCAACGAAGATATAGGTCGTAGCGCAGAACGCCTGGAATTGCAATACTATCATCCGGATTATGCTTTTGATTTTGATGCCGGCGTGGACGGAGAAGTAATTGTAGAAAATTTTACGGCTGAAAAAATTTTGGTCACGGTGTACGGCGTTCCCGGGCATCAATCCTATGCTGCCAGCAACGGATACCGTAATGCCTTGGCTCCTGCCTCTTATATTACCAACCAATTTGCTTTGCGGGAAAATTTGCCCAATTACAGCTCCGGAGACAAAGGATATATTGAACCGCATCATCCCATTTATAATGCAAAAAACAACTCTGTTACCACAGATTACCGTGTGCGCTATTTTGACCGCGCCGAAGGTGAGAAATGGCACCAGCGTTTAGCAACGGCAGTTTTGGAAGCCCAATTGAGATACGATGTTGCAGTAGACTACAAAATCATACTACAATATGATAACGTAGCAAATGGTGTGAAAACCGATGCAAAAGACCTTACGGAACGTGTTTTCCAAGCATCCAAAGTCACGCCTAATTTTAAAAAAGAACGCGCCGGCACCACCTCAGCCATGATTATGGCCAAACACGGGTTCGGCGGGTACACGGTGTTCACAGGGCAAAACAATCCGCACTCCTTCACAGAATGGCTGAGTGAGGAAGATATGTATAACGCCTATGTGGTAGCTTTGAATTTAGTACGTCACGTAGCTCAGATGGAAAAGAAATAA
- the pepT gene encoding tripeptide aminopeptidase PepT has product MRLFLSILCTMCLALSIQAQTNSWKAIMRYDKQAAKTALADRLLKYAEIDSHSDPAKNTVPSSKEQLSFAKVLAKELKHIGASKVQVSKTGIVSAEIPATSATNWPAMAFVAHLDTPLADRHPQLHTKYKGGNLKLSKDVLLEESNNPHLLQAHGHDLITSSSTAPLGAQSKNGLSILITLADYLLGNPSIEHGRILLVFLPDGISHAAAQQISPADWNVSYAYMMEGGNIGEYVTDTFSGRQFTITFTGNRQIPLGQALHSSYTDNLLMAADFYTLLPRQYRPESTAQRQGYIAVTQSNTQQDTTTLIGEIRSFTSDGIKELSQNVTNAFNTIKAMYPKQAGSSLSFQDQFQNIRTALPKKFILHTEKTFRQEEIQPKQTALRDTSDAAILSLKGLPTLSLFTGVFNAGTSKEYADVDVMEASLRSAITLATTPAEFAR; this is encoded by the coding sequence ATGCGTTTATTTTTGAGTATTTTATGTACGATGTGCCTGGCCCTATCGATTCAGGCACAAACTAACTCTTGGAAAGCCATTATGCGCTACGATAAGCAAGCCGCTAAAACTGCGCTGGCAGATCGTTTGTTAAAATATGCCGAGATAGACAGTCATTCTGACCCTGCAAAAAATACAGTCCCTTCCTCCAAAGAGCAATTGTCTTTTGCAAAAGTGCTGGCCAAAGAATTAAAACACATAGGAGCTAGTAAAGTGCAAGTGAGCAAAACAGGAATTGTATCGGCTGAAATTCCCGCCACTTCTGCTACTAATTGGCCGGCCATGGCCTTTGTGGCACACCTGGATACTCCGCTAGCGGACAGACATCCTCAGCTGCACACCAAATATAAGGGAGGCAATCTGAAACTGTCAAAAGATGTCCTCTTAGAAGAAAGTAACAATCCGCATTTATTACAAGCACACGGACATGATCTGATTACCTCGTCGAGCACTGCTCCACTGGGCGCACAGTCCAAAAATGGTTTATCCATCTTGATAACGCTGGCCGATTATCTATTGGGAAATCCCTCCATAGAACATGGCCGCATTTTACTGGTGTTTTTACCGGATGGCATTTCTCATGCGGCCGCCCAACAGATTTCCCCCGCTGATTGGAACGTGTCATATGCTTATATGATGGAGGGCGGAAATATCGGAGAATATGTAACGGATACTTTTTCCGGCCGCCAATTTACCATTACATTTACCGGAAACAGACAAATTCCTTTAGGCCAAGCGCTACATTCTTCCTACACGGACAATTTATTAATGGCAGCGGATTTTTACACGTTGTTGCCCCGTCAATACCGTCCGGAAAGCACCGCGCAACGACAGGGATATATTGCCGTCACACAGTCCAACACACAACAAGATACCACTACGCTGATTGGCGAAATCCGCTCTTTTACATCGGATGGAATTAAAGAACTTTCACAAAACGTTACCAATGCCTTTAATACAATTAAAGCCATGTATCCCAAACAGGCAGGGTCTTCTCTGTCCTTTCAGGATCAATTTCAAAATATCCGCACCGCTTTACCGAAAAAATTTATCCTTCATACGGAAAAAACATTCAGACAAGAAGAAATACAGCCCAAGCAAACGGCTCTAAGAGATACTTCCGATGCGGCTATTTTATCTCTTAAAGGGCTTCCTACTCTGAGTTTATTTACCGGAGTATTTAATGCAGGCACTTCGAAAGAATACGCCGATGTGGATGTCATGGAGGCCTCTTTACGCTCAGCTATAACACTGGCCACCACCCCGGCGGAGTTTGCCCGCTAA
- a CDS encoding valine--tRNA ligase, with product MGWSLDLSPENIRFTMDEKRAQSVYECFKRLWEKGYIYRGKRLINWCVRCSTALSDIEVEHEQHAGKLWHLRYKGEDGSDGIVIATTRPETIFADAAIAVNPKDERYKNMVGKKVIIPLANRAIPIIADEAVELEFGTGALKITPAHDATDYEVGQRHNLPILTVINDKGKMINCPEKYIGMDRDACRKETVKDLDEAGLLVKEEKYNNAVSTCYRCHNTIEPFMSEQWFVKMDKLAAPAIAAAESGQLQFHPANWKAPFVNWLKNIQDWCISRQIWWGHRIPVWYCRHCSEKGLTFVTDQQGHEQLTKVSFEDGAQPIVSFHAPEKCPHCGGTDFVQDPDVLDTWFSSALWPMSVFGWPEETKELSYFYPTTSMVTGYEILYLWVARMVMMGLEFKGELPFKDVFLNGIVRDKSGQKMSKSKGNVIDPLDMTAKYGTDAVRFSLLMQAVPGKDIPYAEESITGARNFCNKIYNASRFILMNMEGIKGPLAMPTQAKELADQWILDRYTTAIKTAREGIEKYNLALTATTLYHFLWGDFCDWYIELAKQRFQTQEKEYVMALCVNILYGTLKALHPLIPFITEEIAASLRPYVNEKEEFLLQQSYPAFEPALLAPEAVQKMETIQGITKEIRTIRAQFNVPPGLKIKALISAQEEADLQTVREYTNYIELMSKVEQLQAGIGLAKPKQTATATFGKLAIYIPLTGLIDFAKEQKRLEKEIAAAQANIASRQARLSQENFIKHAPQAQIDKTKAELTAAQTALAQAQAALADLA from the coding sequence ATGGGCTGGAGTTTGGATTTATCTCCTGAAAACATCCGCTTTACCATGGATGAAAAACGTGCTCAATCTGTTTATGAATGTTTCAAACGTTTGTGGGAAAAAGGCTATATTTATCGTGGGAAACGTCTAATCAATTGGTGCGTACGCTGTTCCACCGCGCTGTCTGATATTGAAGTAGAACATGAACAACACGCCGGAAAACTGTGGCATCTGCGCTACAAAGGAGAGGATGGTTCCGACGGTATTGTAATTGCAACTACCCGACCGGAAACTATTTTTGCCGATGCGGCCATTGCGGTCAATCCCAAAGATGAACGCTATAAAAATATGGTAGGTAAAAAAGTGATTATTCCGCTGGCTAACCGCGCCATTCCCATTATTGCTGATGAAGCGGTAGAGTTAGAATTTGGTACGGGTGCTTTGAAAATTACTCCCGCCCACGATGCCACCGACTACGAAGTAGGCCAACGTCATAACTTACCCATCTTGACGGTTATCAATGATAAAGGCAAGATGATTAATTGTCCCGAAAAATATATCGGCATGGACCGGGACGCTTGCCGGAAAGAAACTGTAAAAGATTTGGATGAAGCGGGCCTGTTGGTGAAGGAAGAAAAATATAACAATGCCGTTTCCACTTGTTACCGTTGTCACAATACCATTGAACCGTTTATGAGTGAGCAATGGTTTGTGAAAATGGATAAATTAGCCGCACCGGCTATTGCGGCCGCAGAATCCGGCCAATTACAATTTCATCCGGCTAATTGGAAAGCTCCTTTTGTCAATTGGCTCAAAAACATACAAGACTGGTGTATTTCTCGTCAGATTTGGTGGGGACACCGCATTCCCGTGTGGTATTGCCGTCACTGCAGCGAAAAAGGTCTTACCTTTGTAACAGACCAGCAAGGGCACGAACAATTGACCAAAGTGTCTTTTGAAGACGGTGCACAACCAATTGTATCCTTCCATGCCCCTGAAAAATGTCCGCATTGCGGAGGTACTGACTTTGTACAAGACCCTGATGTACTAGATACCTGGTTTTCATCTGCGTTATGGCCGATGTCCGTTTTCGGTTGGCCGGAAGAAACAAAAGAATTATCTTATTTCTACCCCACCACCTCTATGGTGACCGGATATGAAATTTTGTATCTATGGGTAGCACGCATGGTGATGATGGGACTGGAATTCAAAGGAGAACTACCCTTTAAGGACGTATTTCTCAACGGAATTGTGCGTGATAAAAGCGGGCAGAAAATGTCTAAATCCAAAGGAAACGTTATTGATCCGTTGGATATGACGGCTAAATATGGCACCGATGCGGTCCGCTTTTCATTACTCATGCAAGCGGTCCCCGGTAAAGATATTCCGTATGCTGAAGAAAGCATCACCGGTGCTCGTAACTTTTGCAATAAAATCTATAATGCTTCCCGCTTTATCTTAATGAATATGGAAGGCATTAAAGGCCCCTTGGCAATGCCTACGCAGGCCAAGGAATTAGCCGACCAATGGATTTTAGATCGCTATACTACCGCCATTAAAACGGCCCGTGAAGGCATTGAAAAATATAATTTGGCCTTAACCGCCACCACTCTGTATCACTTCTTGTGGGGTGATTTCTGTGACTGGTACATTGAGTTGGCCAAACAACGTTTTCAAACACAAGAAAAAGAATATGTCATGGCTTTGTGTGTTAATATCTTGTACGGCACCTTAAAGGCTTTGCATCCGCTTATTCCCTTTATCACCGAAGAGATTGCCGCCAGTTTACGTCCATACGTAAATGAAAAAGAGGAGTTCTTATTGCAGCAATCTTATCCTGCTTTTGAACCGGCTTTACTGGCACCGGAAGCAGTGCAAAAAATGGAAACAATTCAAGGAATTACCAAAGAAATCCGCACTATCCGTGCGCAGTTTAATGTACCGCCGGGGCTCAAAATTAAAGCCTTGATATCTGCTCAAGAAGAAGCGGATTTACAAACTGTTCGCGAGTATACAAACTACATTGAGCTGATGTCTAAGGTGGAACAATTACAGGCAGGAATTGGGCTGGCTAAACCCAAGCAAACCGCTACGGCCACGTTTGGTAAATTAGCTATTTATATACCCTTGACCGGTCTAATCGATTTTGCCAAAGAGCAAAAACGTTTGGAAAAAGAAATTGCCGCGGCGCAAGCTAATATCGCTTCCCGTCAAGCCAGATTATCTCAGGAAAATTTTATCAAGCATGCGCCCCAAGCACAAATTGATAAAACCAAAGCTGAATTAACCGCGGCCCAAACAGCCCTTGCACAAGCCCAAGCGGCTTTGGCAGATTTAGCGTAA
- a CDS encoding class I tRNA ligase family protein: MLPKAYEPQEVEQKLIDKWQKAQLFKAKVDPAKKPFVIVIPPPNITGALHMGHALNDTLQDSLIRAHRMFGQEAYWVPGTDHGGIATQNVIEKKLAKEQHKSRHDLGREEFVKTVWD; this comes from the coding sequence ATGTTACCCAAAGCGTACGAACCACAAGAAGTAGAACAAAAATTAATCGACAAATGGCAAAAAGCACAACTTTTCAAAGCTAAAGTAGATCCGGCCAAAAAACCCTTTGTAATTGTTATTCCGCCCCCCAATATTACCGGTGCTCTGCATATGGGCCATGCACTTAACGACACGTTGCAAGACAGTTTAATTCGGGCACACCGCATGTTTGGACAAGAAGCCTATTGGGTACCCGGCACCGACCATGGCGGTATCGCCACTCAAAACGTTATTGAAAAAAAATTAGCCAAAGAGCAACACAAATCCCGTCATGATTTAGGACGTGAAGAATTTGTAAAAACCGTGTGGGATTGA